A region of Methyloversatilis discipulorum DNA encodes the following proteins:
- a CDS encoding FecCD family ABC transporter permease, producing the protein MSSHPPATTLPSPVALRAQRRRVWVLPALLLALGAAFALALAVGSVAVSAAELWQIATGGDAGMAGDIVRSLRLPRALAAAACGGLLALAGALMQVLLRNPLADPYVLGISGGAAVGALLAMLVGAAGLLLELSAFAGALAAMALVFGLAHGEGSRTPTRLLLTGVIVSAGCGAAVSFILAVASEQSLRGMLFWLMGDASTASRPGVAVGALVAGLVACAPLARDLNLLARGDGTAQVLGVPVARLRLVVYLLASALTAIAVTTVGSVGFVGLVVPHLIRLAFGNDQRLLLPASALAGATLLLLADTAARTVIAPAQLPVGVLTALLGVPVFLFLLNRHR; encoded by the coding sequence ATGAGCAGCCACCCGCCCGCCACCACCCTGCCGTCGCCTGTCGCACTGCGCGCGCAGCGGCGCCGTGTCTGGGTGCTGCCGGCGCTGCTGCTGGCGCTGGGCGCGGCCTTCGCGCTGGCGCTGGCGGTGGGCAGCGTGGCGGTGAGCGCGGCCGAGCTGTGGCAGATCGCGACCGGCGGCGACGCCGGTATGGCGGGTGACATCGTGCGCTCGCTGCGCCTGCCGCGCGCACTGGCGGCGGCCGCCTGCGGTGGCCTGCTGGCGCTGGCCGGCGCGCTGATGCAGGTCTTGCTGCGCAATCCGCTGGCCGATCCCTATGTGCTGGGCATTTCCGGCGGCGCCGCGGTCGGCGCCCTGCTCGCCATGCTGGTCGGCGCCGCCGGCCTGCTGCTCGAGCTTTCGGCCTTCGCCGGTGCGCTGGCGGCGATGGCGCTGGTGTTCGGTCTGGCGCACGGCGAGGGCAGCCGCACGCCGACCCGTCTGTTGCTGACCGGCGTCATCGTGTCGGCCGGCTGTGGCGCGGCGGTGTCCTTCATCCTCGCGGTGGCGAGCGAACAATCGCTGCGCGGCATGCTGTTCTGGCTGATGGGCGACGCCAGTACGGCCAGCCGTCCCGGCGTCGCGGTTGGCGCGCTGGTCGCCGGCCTGGTCGCCTGTGCGCCGCTGGCGCGCGACCTCAACCTGCTGGCGCGCGGCGATGGCACGGCCCAGGTGCTGGGCGTGCCGGTGGCGCGTCTGCGTCTGGTCGTCTATCTGCTAGCGTCGGCGCTGACCGCGATCGCGGTCACCACCGTCGGGTCGGTCGGCTTCGTCGGTCTGGTCGTGCCACACCTGATCCGGCTCGCTTTCGGCAACGACCAGCGCCTGCTGCTGCCGGCCAGTGCACTGGCCGGCGCCACGCTGCTGCTGCTGGCGGACACGGCGGCGCGCACCGTGATCGCGCCGGCCCAGCTACCGGTCGGCGTGCTGACCGCGCTGCTCGGCGTGCCGGTGTTCCTGTTCCTGCTGAACCGCCACCGATGA
- a CDS encoding ABC transporter ATP-binding protein, which yields MSDNAILRARELDVSVAGRALCTGLDLDVRSGELLAIVGRNGIGKSTLLTTLAGLRPPAAGTLTLAGRALADWPARDLAKRRALLAQSQEDHFASTVLDTVLVGRHPHIGRWADESDADVDIALAALAAVSLRGFELREVRTLSGGERQRVAIAALLAQQAPVCLLDEPVTHLDLDYQIETLELFARLARDEGRAVVAVLHDLNQVLRFADRALLLTGGGEWVCGPVDEVLQAEVLSRAFCHPLKELRDDGRRYFVPA from the coding sequence ATGAGCGATAACGCCATCCTGCGCGCTCGCGAACTCGATGTGTCGGTGGCCGGGCGCGCGCTGTGCACCGGGCTCGACCTCGATGTGCGTTCGGGCGAATTGCTGGCCATCGTCGGCCGCAACGGCATCGGCAAGTCGACGCTGCTCACCACGCTGGCCGGGCTGCGTCCGCCTGCCGCCGGCACGCTGACGCTGGCCGGCCGCGCGCTCGCCGACTGGCCTGCGCGCGATCTGGCGAAGCGGCGGGCGCTGCTGGCGCAGTCGCAGGAGGACCACTTCGCCTCCACCGTGCTCGACACCGTGCTGGTCGGCCGGCATCCGCACATCGGCCGCTGGGCCGACGAGAGCGACGCCGATGTCGATATCGCGTTGGCCGCGCTGGCGGCGGTGTCGCTGCGCGGCTTCGAACTGCGCGAGGTGCGCACGCTGTCCGGCGGCGAGCGGCAGCGCGTGGCGATCGCCGCGCTGCTGGCGCAGCAGGCGCCGGTCTGTCTGCTGGACGAACCGGTCACCCACCTCGATCTCGACTACCAGATCGAAACGCTCGAGCTGTTCGCACGACTTGCGCGCGACGAAGGGCGGGCAGTCGTGGCGGTGCTGCACGATCTGAACCAGGTGCTGCGCTTCGCCGACCGCGCGCTGCTGCTGACCGGCGGCGGCGAATGGGTATGCGGGCCGGTCGACGAGGTACTGCAGGCGGAGGTGCTGTCGCGCGCCTTCTGCCATCCGCTGAAGGAATTGCGCGACGATGGCCGGCGCTACTTCGTGCCGGCGTGA